A section of the Melopsittacus undulatus isolate bMelUnd1 chromosome 3, bMelUnd1.mat.Z, whole genome shotgun sequence genome encodes:
- the CLDN20 gene encoding claudin-20, whose amino-acid sequence MASASLQFFAFILALFGVFGDITATLLPNWKVNADVGSNIITAITQMQGLWMDCTWYSTGMFSCTLKYSVLSLPIYIQAARTTMVLSCILSAFGICITTVGMKCTKLGGDTDSKSHACFAGGVCFILAGIFGLVPTSWYTREIISNFLDQTVPESSKHEPGGAVYTGFISAGFLLTAGVIFCTSCFKKQQGAWIYPPKQHHFPSTEQESNTGYNLKDYV is encoded by the coding sequence ATGGCATCAGCAAGTCTGcagttctttgcttttattctggCATTGTTTGGTGTTTTTGGAGATATCACAGCCACCTTGCTACCAAACTGGAAGGTAAATGCAGATGTTGGTTCAAATATCATAACAGCTATAACACAGATGCAAGGACTTTGGATGGACTGCACATGGTACAGCACTGGGATGTTTAGCTGTACCCTAAAATACTCTGttctctctctccccatctACATCCAAGCTGCACGGACCACCATGGTACTGTCTTGTATCTTATCGGCCTTTGGGATCTGCATCACTACAGTTGGAATGAAGTGCACaaagttgggaggggacactgACAGCAAAAGTCACGCTTGTTTTGCTGGAGGAGTCTGCTTCATTCTTGCAGGAATTTTTGGATTAGTACCAACATCCTGGTATAcaagagaaattatttcaaattttcTGGACCAGACCGTTCCAGAGAGCAGTAAACATGAACCGGGAGGAGCAGTTTATACAGGATTTATTTCAGCAGGGTTTCTGCTTACTGCAGGTGTTATCTTCTGcacttcatgttttaaaaagcagcaaggaGCATGGATTTACCCTCCAAAGCAGCACCATTTCCCATCTACAGAGCAGGAGAGCAACACAGGCTACAACCTGAAGGACTATGTGTAA